Proteins encoded together in one Piliocolobus tephrosceles isolate RC106 chromosome 15, ASM277652v3, whole genome shotgun sequence window:
- the IL36B gene encoding interleukin-36 beta, translated as MNPQWEAAPKSYAIRDSRQMVWVLSGNSLIAAPLSNSVKPVTLHLITCRDTEFSDKKKGNLVYLGIKGEDLCLFCAEIQGKPTLQLKEKNIMDLYMEKKAQKPFLFFHNEEGSTSVFQSVSYPGWFIATSSTTGQPIFLTQERGKTNNTNFYLDSVE; from the exons ATGAACCCACAAT GGGAGGCAGCACCCAAATCCTATGCTATTCGTGATTCTCGACAGATGGTGTGGGTCCTGAGTGGAAATTCTTTAATAGCAGCTCCTCTTAGCAACAGTGTTAAGCCTG TCACTCTTCATTTAATAACCTGCAGAGACACAGAATTCAGTGATAAGAAAAAGGGTAATCTGGTTTACCTGGGAATCAAGGGAGAAGATCTCTGTCTCTTCTGTGCAGAAATTCAGGGCAAGCCTACTTTGCAGCTTAAG GAGAAAAATATCATGGACCTGTACATGGAGAAGAAAGCACAGAagccctttctctttttccacaATGAAGAAGGCTCCACTTCTGTCTTTCAGTCAGTCTCTTACCCTGGCTGGTTCATAGCCACCTCCTCCACAACAGGACAGCCCATCTTTCTCACCCAGGAGAGGGGCAAAACTAATAACACTAACTTCTACTTAGATTCTGTGGAATAA